ATCGTCAAGCCAGATAACCCAAGTGAACTAGGGCGTACGGTTACAAACAAATAGCTGGGCTTTGGGATTTTCTTCTACAGAGCAGATTTTTTAGTCTCATCAACACTatatattactaaaaaaaatttcattattattataaaggTTTGGTAAACTTGAAACTAGTCTTTGTGTAATTTTTGATCAGCAGTGGTTTTGTCCTTGGAACGCTCTAAcggatgtcatttttttcctgttacttTCCTTTTGTGAGATCATAAATATTGATCTTAAGTGAAGAAAGTGAATCCGATAGGTGAAGGACCCACATAGAGAACAGAAGCAGTTTGTAACGAAGGCAGAGTGCAGCGCAGCATATTCTGACTTGGCAATTGCTACTAAACTTGACAAACCTGAACTTGAAAAGACCAACCAAGACAGCTGAGGATGATGACGGATGGTCAAAGAGTAAACAAACCAAGAGACATATGTAACAAAGGAGGTAATGACTGCATGTGAGACAGGTGTGCTGATTAGTAATCATAATCAGGTGAGATAGGAGAGGAGAACAACACATCTGTCCATCCACTTTCTATACCTACTTATTCCTCACAGGTGTTGCCTGTCTCCAGTAAATGAGGAAAAGGGAAATACGTCAGGTGTAACACAGACGATCATGTACAAACATACTCTGACCTGAGCGTTGTTTACATTAGTCATTCAACTGAACATGCATGTTTCTTTGTGTGTAGTATGGCTGGATAGTatctcagaaaaacaaacaaacaaaaaaaaccaacaaaaaggcATCAACAGGAAAAGCATGCAAAGGACTTCAGACTTGAATTCAAGACCTGGACCCCTAAAGCATaaacagttttcacaaaataagAAGTCAAACAGATTTTagaaaattacttcaaaaacaaaacatactgtTAATATTTGACTGTTAAACAGACAATATGAAACAAATGATTAGTtgatactttattttattttatttttcactagcttgcaaatctaaaaacaaacaaaagaagttGAAAATGCACAAGAGACTTAGCTCTTCGTAAAACAACAATGTGTCAACTAATCCAGTTCTGTCAGTATTTAGCACCTGTCTGGAACATCATCCCTTCACAGAGAAACTCTAGCCTTCATTACAAGCTCCTCTGTCGCCATGAACAAAGGAACAGAAGACTCATCTGAAACCGACACTACGCGTTGACTGGCTCTCCTGGTTTCCTCTGTTGACTGGAGCAATAGATGACAGTATTGTGATTTATCCTTTCAGTATTGGGCCCAGTAGCAGCCGACACTTGGAATTAAGTTTTATTGTACTCATAGTTCTGCTAGCTCACAGTTCTAGCAGAAAGCTATTTCTACTGTCTCTACAGTAAATCCTTCgcatcaaatattttagaaaaaacaacgTGTAAGCAAGTTACATTTAGATTGTGACAGTATTGCTTCGTTGTTACTGCCTCTGAAAACATAGTACCTCAGGTCTGTATTTCTAGACTTATTTTATAGACCTGTTCTTTATATTAAGTTTAATTCAATAATACAATATTAATCCTAAATGGAAATTAGATGTTATaggaattataataataataatctgaagaAACCTCTGGCTGAAACCACTGTTGTTGAAGTAATATGTTGTAAAGAAGATGATGGTAAGAAGATAATATTATCATTActgcttaataataataataataataataataataatgataataataataataataataataataataataataataataataataataataataataataatgataatgataaatATTATACCATATTATGCTATTTTGTAGTCATGTGAAAGAAATGACATGAAATGATTTCATGTATGATTATAAGATGCCTTTCCATTAAGCCTCTACCACAACTGTGTTTCTAAATTGTCTAGTTGCTATCAACATCTGGATGTCTTAAACTTTCTCAGTTAAATCTAGGTTAAAGTGATATTATGGTTTTGACAGAATCTTCCTGTATTCTGGCTTTCTAGAACATACAGTAAGATTGTCTTCTGAAACTGAGACATTAGGTGACATTTTGGACTGATAGTTGACAAAAAGACACACTGAGTGAATTGACTCCAGCTATTTTTCTCTAACAAGCACATCCCCTACCTGCAGTAAGAAGCTGTAACTTATGAGTGCTTGAAAAATCTCACTCTCTGTTTATCCACTTAAGCCAACACTCTGTTTCTCATTTACAGGTGGCCCAGAACTTGCTCTTAGACATCACTCCAAAATCCCATTTCACTATTATATCACTCATCCTCTTCCTTCTGTCTTATCTATAGTCATAAACAATCAGACTCCAACTTTTAACTTCTTCCACTCCTTCTAAGCTCTTAAGGTCTTCTGATCGAGTCCTGTTGTTCCTTGCTCTTAAATAAAAACGTAAGGATACTATGAATTTGCTGTCGGAGGCCTGGATGCACCGGCCTCCTGCGtgttttaaatcagacatgaaGATCCACCttgtttcaaagtgttttgtGTCATTAGGACTCCATTTTTAGCTTCATTCTGTGGTTGTTATATTGTTAAATGTTATATTCGCTTGTTTTTGCTGCTCTTCTCTGTATTTTGTTACATGTCCATATCTAGCGAAAGATTATGGAAGCATAAGTCATATTCATGCAAATCACAGCTCTAAAATGTTGCAAAGATGTTGCAGAGGGACGGCATGTGGAAGTCTGCACCCTTTGCTCCACACACACGAATGTGCATGTTGTTAAGATTTGACTGTTTGAACCCTGATACGATGTggtaaataaattcaaaatgcatTGGTACTGAAATGAACACTAAATTAGTCCGAACCAGCATTTTTGGTGTGTAAAGGAAACAACTATTTCCATTATGTCCTGCTTTCCCTGTATTTCATGCTGCAACATTTCAACAGGTGATCTATCTTTATGCAGATACTGTATGAACAAtaagagcagaaaaaataactaattgtGAACATCTTCAGTATTTTCTTCACAATTTAGTTTGGGCTTCTGGTTTCTTTTGACAAAGGCACTGATTTGACAGACGTGGTCTCTTATCAAAGATTCAGAGATTTTCATCATTATGATACATGACTCTATagcaatatttttcaaatgtgtttaGATTGTACAGATTGAAATGATAGGTTTgttaatataataatttaaaatgtaataagcTTAAAGTGCAGAAAGACAGCCATGCCTAAAATCATGAATGCATCCCTGCTCTGACTGCTTTGatggatttttctgtaaattatgctgaaaaataaacagcagaataGATAAGGCAATTAAAGGGATGGAAAACTACTTGTTGGGCTGAGTTGTTCAATGAGGTTGTGTTGACTCAAAGCTATGGAGACAGCAGACGGAAATGTGAGAGAGCAAAAGCAGATCAAGTACCACACACATTATTGAAGTGAGAGACAGCTCCAGTTCCAACACTGTTGTCTTCATTGTCATCTCTggatgttttccacattttcaccGTACTGACTTCAAATTTTCCCTCCTTTCTTCTCCAACATCAGTACTTAACTTCGCTGCTATTTGAAATTGAAGTGCAGCTCCGTTTACAAGGAGAACATTTAAAGCATTTCCAAGGAAAGACAATATTTCTCTACatacaaatgtttttagatacaagaagaaattaatcatttcatgTTTCAGTCAcccagtttgaaaaaaaatctgaaaactggaaACTCTAACTTGAACATGATTTCTTGATGCTTTACCCACTTTGAGTAACTTTACTGAATGTAGAAcaggcataaaataaaaaatgtatgagaCACCAACATGTCATATAGTTTATGTAAAAGCAAGATTTCTGGATCGTAAacaaactttgttgttttaatgttaatttctATCTTCTTAATCTGTTGTGCCATTTGGAAATTAACTATATGGAAGCAAATGGGAATAATTTACCCTGTTCTACagtaaatattagtttaataAGTCTTACTTTAAAAGCTGCTTATTTCGAAAAGTTTATTCCGCTTAACATGTCATTTTGTAACTCAGATGCAGTCTTActcatttctacatttttttttatttccgaCTTAAGCAATGGTAGACccatgcttttcttttaataggACAGATGTGTAAgaccattttctttgttttaaaacaacaatttacAGACCCCTATTCAACAAAATTCAGActtctttgtttcaataaaacagTGTGTCTTTACTTTATTGCTTATcatgtaaaagtaaataaaaaacccatttctgtgttgttttaacGTGATGATTTTGCCTCCTATTTATGTACAACAGACTAAAATGCAGATGATGTAAAGTGTAAAGCTGCATCCATGACATTGCAGGACATCTATAACAAACCTTAAACATGACCTCCCAATGCTTTAACTTTTATCACGGTCTGAAATTCCTTCACagcaataaataacatttattcctctataaaagtgtaataaatatcaataagttaaaacattttgcatttcataACTTAAATTTTCATATGTGACTAACATATTCCATAGGGTATAATTGCAAGGCAGCTTTTTTCTTTAaggataaatattaaaaactgtaaGGAGAAATAAAGTAGAAATGAATCATTAAAAAGAACACTTGAAGTCCGCCACTTGCAGGAATTCCTTCATAATCACTGCAGAAcagttttcacattaaaaagtaaagaaaaacaccacTGAACACCTTGTTCCGAATGAAACAAATTCAGTCACCAGATCCTTCTACACACATCCACATTTCCTGGCGGAGTGTTTCCTCACAGTGTGGTAAATAAGGTTGTCGTCCAGAAATGACAGGTCATCGTCAAACGCGATTGGCCGACAGCAGGCCTGCAAGGGCGTGTCTTTGGCGGGAAGCCTCCTCTTGTTGACCAGGTTGAAGAGGATTTTGTCGTAGTTGGTTTCTGACTTTCTGCAGGGTCCAGAGCAGTACCTGAATATCATCTCCTCACTGGAGCTGTAGCCCAGGCCCAGGTCCGTCACGTTCAGGTGAATCTGTCTGAGCACGCAGCCCTGTCCTTGTCCACCGCCTCCTCGTCTTCCACTCTTCCTGCTCATTTCTTCTCCTTTAtttcctcttctctctttgcCCTTCATCAACCTTGctcccttctttctctctcttctgtgACGAGTCCTGATCCAGTTTTCGCTGAAGTGGGAAGAAAAGGAGGTGGAAGTGTATGAAGGATCTGCAGAGGAGCGACGGACTCTACTGACCACTATTTTGATAAAGTCCATAACATTTTTGTTACTCTGGATAAGCTCCTCCATGGTGTCTGAAACAGATTACCAACAATGTCAGAATCACCAACATGCCTGATGCTTCACAGAACTTGTTCCTAGTTAGTTATTAAAActatatgttgtgtttttctgcttttttgtttgtttgttttattcagccCATTAATTAAACTCCAACAGATTCATTTACTTTACAAAAAGAATCTATTCATGACTATCGACAAGACAGCTTTAAATTGAAATGTGGTGTAGTGAAGATATGTCAGCCAACCATGGCAATCCAACCAGGATTGCCATGGTTGGATTGCAAGCCATTAAATAATACAtattatttaatgtattatttaatacattaaataataataatgtattattattattttttaatttcattttgtggtttcgcatctttcatttcatttgctttcatttacattttccacTGGGTTCTTGTGTTCACACCGGACCTTTTAAGTTAGCCTGCTTCTTCAttctcattttgtcatttttgtcttttagtcCCATCAGTGTCCATCAGTGGTTGCCAGATCGTCTGTCCACTCCATACTGTTTAGCCTCCAAGGATTCCCTCTTGTTACCACCTCACGCCTCCCCACACTCTTTGGACTTTTTCTGTTACTTGTGCTGCCTAAGCTGGTTGATTTTCCAGTTTGTGATGTTCTTCAAAACAACTAGCCATGACACGTCAAGTGAGTAAGAGCCTCGATAAAGAGTCAATGCTGTGGTGACCTAAAGAATATTTCTGGTTCCCATCTGTGTGGACCTTTCTTTACGCACTTCTCATGTTTTCCTGTAAATGCCAGAGTTTCCtcgcaggggtctcaaactccagtcctcgagggccgcagtcctgcagtttttagatgtgtcgcaggtacaaaacactggaatgaaatggcttaattacctcctccttgtgtagatcagttctcccagccttgctaacaacctaattattctgttcaggtgtggtgcagcagaggcacatctaaaagttgcaggactgcggccctcgaggactggagtttgagacccctggttcgGTTTCCTCATGCAATCCGAAACATGCAACTGGTGATTCTAGAAATATTTCTGGAACTGAGTCTTTGTGTTTATGGTATTGTCTCTGTCTTGACCCTTTGATGGATTAGGGCATAGACCCTGCAGTGTATCTTGTCAGTGATTGTTTGGAGAGACTATGAAGCATATAGAGTAACTATGTATTTTAGGGATCGAATTgaccaaaacacattaaaatctaAACCTAATAAAGCATAAAAGGCTCCTCTGAATATCTGCTACATGTGCTTTGGGGTCTACtagcattaaattatttaaagacatAACACTCTTTTTCGTTCCTTTCACAAGTCTTTGAGATCACACATCTTCAGTGGGCAATATGTGAGTATAATTTAAAAGTGAGATTCATGAATACAAATTAAAGTGattacttcatttaaaaagttttagtcaaaggaaatttaaatagttttcaaaagTGGATAGATTTTTAATTATCAAAgacttaaaaacattaaataagcAACCAGATATGCCACTTTTAAATAGAAGTGAAAAAAGGAAGCCTTAAGAGTCTGGACTTGATCCAAGATCTCATTCCTTTCAGCGAGCCTTTTAACCTACTGACCTACACAAATATGGTCCACAGTCTACTGCAGGGaatgttttcctcctgcagacttcaaacttcaaaaatgtcTGCTAATTTATCACTTCGATTCATCCATTTGTTAAACAGAgctatatttt
The genomic region above belongs to Xiphophorus maculatus strain JP 163 A chromosome 12, X_maculatus-5.0-male, whole genome shotgun sequence and contains:
- the LOC102237320 gene encoding glial cell line-derived neurotrophic factor-like, which gives rise to MKLWDSLTTCLILLSAVRSSSLLRSRQQPESPLEAPPVQIRLSLLSPDMRPAETAGELDTGDRYTMEELIQSNKNVMDFIKIVVSRVRRSSADPSYTSTSFSSHFSENWIRTRHRRERKKGARLMKGKERRGNKGEEMSRKSGRRGGGGQGQGCVLRQIHLNVTDLGLGYSSSEEMIFRYCSGPCRKSETNYDKILFNLVNKRRLPAKDTPLQACCRPIAFDDDLSFLDDNLIYHTVRKHSARKCGCV